In a genomic window of Malaclemys terrapin pileata isolate rMalTer1 chromosome 17, rMalTer1.hap1, whole genome shotgun sequence:
- the DYNC2I2 gene encoding cytoplasmic dynein 2 intermediate chain 2 isoform X1, with amino-acid sequence MFGDGVACGADVESLWRRDQGTRCEAKSCQTGEISTVEAAAQSHSSRDAGMQTDQSEETIQDLDLQKEAPVDYAGLLSFLQGVEDVVIKELNKNWMSHAFDGFEVNWVDQNESVSCLHSLSYPEAQDQKLQVTSISWNATGSVVACSYGRLDDGDWSTEKSYVCTWNLDRRGLNPKCPDLVVDVPSSVMCLAFHPSQPSLIIGGLYSGEVLIWDTSRIEDPLIWRTGMTDDTHTDPVYQVDWLQDSKHSHNFQILSVSTDGKILVWQTQRNGQLTLVEGFALVAQQIPRSMKLKKRTRGETAVGVTSLSFSHFDPSVFIIGVEGGYSLKCSTAVETTAVPRTGSSVPLKAPAQFAFSPHGGPVYCVSCSPFHRNLFLSGGTDGHVHLHSMLQAQPLISLQLSKKYLFSVRWSPVRPLVFAAATGEGEVQLFDFGKSSQKPAVSIKQASAQTAVYCLEFNIKQPQLLAAGDASGMLKIWQLSSDFIQQGPREMNHLEQLANEVTD; translated from the exons ATGTTCGGGGACGGCGTGGCGTGCGGGGCCGATGTGGAGTCGCTTTGGCGAAGAGACCAGGGGACCCGCTGCGAGGCG AAAAGCTGTCAGACTGGGGAGATCTCAACCGTGGAGGCTGCAGCACAATCCCATTCCAGCCGAGATGCTGGCATGCAGACTGATCAAAGTGAGGAGACTATCCAAGACTTGGATCTCCAGAAGGAAGCTCCTGTGGATTATGCTGGCCTGCTCTCATTCCTTCAGGGAGTGGAGGATGTTGTTATCAAAGAGCTGAATAAAAACTGGATGAGTCATGCCTTCGATGGCTTTGAGGTGAACTGGGTAGATCAGAATGAATCG GTGTCCTGTTTGCATAGCTTATCGTACCCAGAGGCTCAGGATCAGAAGTTGCAGGTGACCAGCATCTCCTGGAATGCCACTGGATCAGTTGTTGCATGTTCTTATGGCAG actggATGACGGGGACTGGAGCACAGAAAAATCCTATGTTTGTACCTGGAACCTGGACAGAAGGGGGTTAAATCCAAAGTGTCCTGATCTAGTAGTGGATGTTCCCAGTTCTGTCATGTGCCTGGCTTTCCATCCATCACAGCCTTCGCTGATCATTG GTGGCCTTTACAGTGGGGAGGTCTTGATATGGGACACGAGCAGGATAGAAGACCCCTTGATCTGGAGGACAGGGATGACAGATGACACTCATACAGATCCAGTTTATCAG GTTGACTGGTTACAGGACTCAAAGCACAGTCACAACTTCCAGATTCTGAGTGTATCCACAGATGGAAAGATCCTTGTGTGGCAGACACAGAGAAATGGTCAGCTGACATTAGTTGAAGGATTCGCCTTAGTAGCTCAGCAGATCCCTCGGAGTATGAAACTTAAGAAG CGCACACGTGGGGAGACAGCTGTGGGTGTGACCTCGCTCTCTTTCTCCCACTTTGATCCCAGTGTGTTTATCATTGGTGTGGAAGGTGGATATTCTCTCAAGTGCTCCACTGCGGTAGAGACCACTGCTGTCCCTAGGACAGGTAGCTCTGTTCCCCTCAAGGCACCTGCACAGTTTGCCTTTTCTCCTCATGGTGGACCTGTGTACTGTGTAAGCTGCTCACCTTTCCACAG GAATCTCTTTCTGAGTGGCGGTACTGATGGACATGTTCACTTGCACTCCATGCTGCAGGCACAGCCCCTTATTTCTCTCCAGTTATCAAAGAAGTACCTGTTTAGTGTGCGCTGGTCTCCAGTACGACCCTTGGTCTTTGCAGCTGCCActggagaag gagaaGTGCAGTTGTTTGATTTCGGAAAGAGCTCCCAGAAGCCTGCAGTTTCTATAAAGCAAGCTTCAGCTCAGACTGCTGTGTACTGCCTAGAGTTTAACATCAAGCAACCTCAGCTTCTGGCAGCAGGGGATGCCAGTGGGATGCTGAAAATATGGCAGCTGAGTTCAGACTTTATTCAACAGGGACCAAGAGAAATGAATCACCTTGAGCAGCTGGCAAATGAAGTCACTGATTGA
- the DYNC2I2 gene encoding cytoplasmic dynein 2 intermediate chain 2 isoform X2: MFGDGVACGADVESLWRRDQGTRCEAKSCQTGEISTVEAAAQSHSSRDAGMQTDQSEETIQDLDLQKEAPVDYAGLLSFLQGVEDVVIKELNKNWMSHAFDGFEVNWVDQNESVSCLHSLSYPEAQDQKLQVTSISWNATGSVVACSYGRLDDGDWSTEKSYVCTWNLDRRGLNPKCPDLVVDVPSSVMCLAFHPSQPSLIIGGLYSGEVLIWDTSRIEDPLIWRTGMTDDTHTDPVYQVDWLQDSKHSHNFQILSVSTDGKILVWQTQRNGQLTLVEGFALVAQQIPRSMKLKKRTRGETAVGVTSLSFSHFDPSVFIIGVEGGYSLKCSTAVETTAVPRTGSSVPLKAPAQFAFSPHGGPVYCVSCSPFHRNLFLSGGTDGHVHLHSMLQAQPLISLQLSKKYLFSVRWSPVRPLVFAAATGEGTKRNESP; the protein is encoded by the exons ATGTTCGGGGACGGCGTGGCGTGCGGGGCCGATGTGGAGTCGCTTTGGCGAAGAGACCAGGGGACCCGCTGCGAGGCG AAAAGCTGTCAGACTGGGGAGATCTCAACCGTGGAGGCTGCAGCACAATCCCATTCCAGCCGAGATGCTGGCATGCAGACTGATCAAAGTGAGGAGACTATCCAAGACTTGGATCTCCAGAAGGAAGCTCCTGTGGATTATGCTGGCCTGCTCTCATTCCTTCAGGGAGTGGAGGATGTTGTTATCAAAGAGCTGAATAAAAACTGGATGAGTCATGCCTTCGATGGCTTTGAGGTGAACTGGGTAGATCAGAATGAATCG GTGTCCTGTTTGCATAGCTTATCGTACCCAGAGGCTCAGGATCAGAAGTTGCAGGTGACCAGCATCTCCTGGAATGCCACTGGATCAGTTGTTGCATGTTCTTATGGCAG actggATGACGGGGACTGGAGCACAGAAAAATCCTATGTTTGTACCTGGAACCTGGACAGAAGGGGGTTAAATCCAAAGTGTCCTGATCTAGTAGTGGATGTTCCCAGTTCTGTCATGTGCCTGGCTTTCCATCCATCACAGCCTTCGCTGATCATTG GTGGCCTTTACAGTGGGGAGGTCTTGATATGGGACACGAGCAGGATAGAAGACCCCTTGATCTGGAGGACAGGGATGACAGATGACACTCATACAGATCCAGTTTATCAG GTTGACTGGTTACAGGACTCAAAGCACAGTCACAACTTCCAGATTCTGAGTGTATCCACAGATGGAAAGATCCTTGTGTGGCAGACACAGAGAAATGGTCAGCTGACATTAGTTGAAGGATTCGCCTTAGTAGCTCAGCAGATCCCTCGGAGTATGAAACTTAAGAAG CGCACACGTGGGGAGACAGCTGTGGGTGTGACCTCGCTCTCTTTCTCCCACTTTGATCCCAGTGTGTTTATCATTGGTGTGGAAGGTGGATATTCTCTCAAGTGCTCCACTGCGGTAGAGACCACTGCTGTCCCTAGGACAGGTAGCTCTGTTCCCCTCAAGGCACCTGCACAGTTTGCCTTTTCTCCTCATGGTGGACCTGTGTACTGTGTAAGCTGCTCACCTTTCCACAG GAATCTCTTTCTGAGTGGCGGTACTGATGGACATGTTCACTTGCACTCCATGCTGCAGGCACAGCCCCTTATTTCTCTCCAGTTATCAAAGAAGTACCTGTTTAGTGTGCGCTGGTCTCCAGTACGACCCTTGGTCTTTGCAGCTGCCActggagaag GGACCAAGAGAAATGAATCACCTTGA